One region of Qipengyuania sp. SS22 genomic DNA includes:
- a CDS encoding sulfite oxidase heme-binding subunit YedZ, translating to MLSIKRSRPMLWLVLALPALWIGLRWSITPDAYGYGHAIGDSGDWAAWLLMATLAVTPLRLAFRRSGWSLWLMRRRRDIGVASFAYAALHTAIYLVRKGSPEYVLAEFTTPYMLAGWAALALFVPLAITSNDIAVRLLKRGWKRLHRLVYPAAILTFLHWVLSAFDPTTAWIHVGVLAAIEIVRITLQRAQRVT from the coding sequence GTGCTTTCGATCAAGCGATCGCGCCCGATGCTGTGGCTGGTGCTGGCATTGCCCGCGCTGTGGATCGGGCTGCGCTGGTCGATCACGCCCGATGCATATGGCTATGGCCATGCAATCGGAGACAGCGGCGACTGGGCGGCATGGCTGCTGATGGCGACGCTCGCGGTTACGCCACTGCGGCTGGCGTTCCGGCGGAGCGGCTGGAGCCTGTGGCTGATGCGCCGGCGGCGCGATATCGGGGTGGCCAGCTTCGCCTATGCGGCGCTGCACACCGCGATCTATCTCGTGCGCAAGGGTTCGCCCGAATATGTGCTCGCCGAATTCACCACCCCCTACATGCTCGCAGGCTGGGCGGCGCTGGCGCTGTTTGTGCCGCTGGCGATCACCTCGAACGACATCGCGGTGCGGCTGCTCAAGCGCGGCTGGAAGCGCCTGCACCGGCTGGTCTATCCGGCGGCGATCCTCACCTTCCTCCACTGGGTGTTATCGGCCTTCGATCCGACCACGGCCTGGATCCATGTGGGGGTCCTGGCCGCGATCGAGATCGTCAGGATTACGCTACAGCGCGCTCAGAGAGTGACGTAG
- a CDS encoding class I SAM-dependent methyltransferase, which produces MSASAVLDPGSFRDPGGRIFRVGEKVFRSVTGSAASNFARAEESGVMRKLVDRGRLVDFTDVTEQASQVGIEQADVLLSHPQIPFISYPYEWSFSVHKAAALAHLDLHLELLSQEFTLSDATAYNMQFDGTRPVHIDHLSIRPYEDGEIWAAHRQFCMQFLNPLLMWSMLDLQPNHWFRGSLEGIAPEDLAKLVPLRKRLNWTVLTHVIAQATLQNRSVQTTTGSSRYREARLPRSSFEGMLRGLRGAIAKMEVPSHKTVWGDYANNTSYAAPEAEAKHDLVKEVVAAIKPDLLYDLGCNTGDYSKSALEAGAGKVIGFDFDHGALEIAFKRAQLEQLDLLPLWLDAANPSPSQGWGEAERMGLAGRAKPDALLALAFIHHIAIGRNVPLDMAVDWLVSLAPAGVIEFPHKEDPMVQLLLSQRPDIFPDYRNETFAKLLSQRARIVKAVDVLPTRTLYWFERN; this is translated from the coding sequence ATGAGCGCCAGCGCAGTCCTTGACCCCGGTTCGTTTCGCGATCCGGGCGGCCGAATATTCCGTGTCGGCGAGAAGGTGTTCCGCTCGGTGACGGGCAGCGCGGCGAGCAATTTTGCACGCGCGGAAGAGTCCGGCGTCATGCGCAAGCTGGTCGACAGGGGCCGACTGGTCGATTTTACCGATGTGACCGAACAGGCATCGCAAGTCGGAATCGAGCAGGCCGATGTCCTCCTTTCCCATCCGCAGATCCCGTTCATCTCATATCCGTATGAATGGAGCTTCAGCGTGCACAAGGCGGCGGCGCTGGCGCATCTCGACCTGCATCTCGAGCTTTTGTCCCAGGAATTCACGCTGAGCGATGCGACTGCATACAACATGCAATTCGACGGGACCCGACCGGTTCATATCGACCATCTGTCGATCCGCCCGTACGAAGACGGCGAGATCTGGGCCGCACATCGCCAGTTCTGCATGCAGTTCCTCAACCCGCTGCTGATGTGGTCGATGCTCGATCTCCAGCCGAACCATTGGTTCCGCGGATCGCTCGAAGGCATTGCGCCGGAAGACCTGGCCAAACTCGTTCCGCTGAGGAAGCGGCTCAACTGGACCGTGCTGACCCACGTTATCGCCCAGGCTACGTTGCAGAACCGGTCGGTGCAGACGACAACGGGCTCGTCGCGGTACCGCGAGGCGCGCCTGCCGCGCTCGAGCTTCGAAGGCATGCTTCGCGGTCTGCGCGGGGCCATCGCGAAAATGGAAGTCCCGTCGCACAAGACGGTGTGGGGCGATTACGCGAACAACACCAGCTACGCTGCTCCCGAAGCCGAGGCCAAGCACGATCTGGTCAAGGAGGTTGTCGCCGCCATCAAGCCGGACCTGCTCTACGATCTCGGCTGCAATACGGGCGATTATTCGAAGTCGGCGCTAGAGGCCGGGGCCGGAAAGGTCATCGGTTTCGATTTCGACCACGGCGCGCTGGAAATTGCCTTCAAGCGCGCGCAATTGGAACAGCTCGATCTGCTGCCGCTGTGGCTCGATGCGGCCAATCCGAGCCCCTCGCAGGGCTGGGGCGAGGCGGAGCGGATGGGCCTTGCCGGGCGCGCCAAGCCCGATGCGCTTCTGGCGCTCGCGTTCATTCACCACATTGCCATCGGGCGCAACGTACCGCTCGACATGGCGGTCGACTGGCTCGTGTCCCTGGCGCCTGCCGGGGTGATCGAATTCCCCCACAAGGAAGACCCGATGGTGCAGTTGTTGCTGTCGCAGCGACCGGATATCTTCCCGGATTATCGCAATGAGACCTTCGCCAAGCTGCTGTCGCAGCGCGCGCGGATCGTGAAGGCAGTGGATGTGCTGCCAACGCGAACGTTGTACTGGTTCGAGCGGAACTGA
- a CDS encoding SCO family protein produces MLRNQTPIFAALLLLSACNSAPSATPPLAGAAIGGEFTLTGEDGSEVSWSDFDGQYRTVYFGYTYCPDVCPVDTQRAMAGLKAFEEANPALGAQIQPLFISVDPGRDNPATLTEFTDNFHPRLIGLTGTKEQLDAVTGAFAATYTIEDPSDGGGYLVGHTNITYLFGPDGEPLAMLPTDEGPAAVAAELEKWVR; encoded by the coding sequence ATGCTACGCAACCAAACCCCGATTTTCGCCGCGCTGCTGCTGCTCTCCGCCTGCAACAGCGCCCCTTCCGCAACACCGCCGCTGGCCGGCGCCGCGATCGGCGGCGAGTTTACGCTGACGGGCGAGGACGGCAGCGAGGTCAGCTGGAGCGATTTCGACGGGCAGTACCGCACCGTCTATTTCGGCTATACCTATTGCCCCGACGTCTGCCCGGTCGACACCCAGCGCGCGATGGCGGGCCTGAAGGCATTCGAGGAAGCGAACCCCGCGCTAGGAGCGCAGATCCAGCCGCTGTTCATCAGCGTCGATCCCGGCCGCGACAACCCCGCCACGCTCACCGAGTTCACCGACAATTTCCACCCGCGCCTGATCGGGCTGACGGGCACGAAGGAGCAACTCGACGCGGTCACCGGGGCCTTCGCCGCGACCTATACGATCGAGGATCCGTCCGATGGCGGCGGCTATCTCGTCGGCCATACCAACATCACCTATCTGTTCGGGCCGGATGGAGAGCCGCTGGCCATGCTGCCCACCGATGAAGGCCCCGCCGCAGTGGCGGCGGAACTGGAAAAATGGGTGCGCTGA
- a CDS encoding FeoA family protein: MTLDGFEHDKAARIVAVNWAALAEDEAKRLRALGVDEGAEVAVIHRGIFGTRDPLAIRIGRMTIALRRSHALAIEVEPA; the protein is encoded by the coding sequence ATGACGCTGGACGGGTTCGAACACGATAAGGCCGCGCGGATCGTGGCCGTTAACTGGGCCGCGCTGGCCGAGGACGAGGCCAAGCGCCTTAGGGCGCTGGGCGTGGACGAAGGCGCCGAAGTCGCCGTCATCCATCGCGGCATTTTCGGGACGCGCGATCCGCTCGCCATCCGTATCGGACGCATGACCATTGCGCTGCGCCGCAGCCACGCACTCGCGATCGAGGTCGAACCCGCATGA
- a CDS encoding M48 family metallopeptidase translates to MIDWLRREALEPVIALDDRELPIEIIRNRRARRLTLRLVPDGSAVRITLPHWCRSAEAIAFAHARREWLAAQLAKVPAQRDPAQERRLHYRGAEIAVDWRADAPRKPQIAGETLTIGGPEDTLGKRLQRWLEGEAVRLFAADAADYCARGDLAQADVKLTRARRRWGSCSSEGVLRLNWRLVQAPDHVRRSVVAHEVAHLVHFDHSPAFHALLDQLYEANIEHANRWLSRHGRELYASFG, encoded by the coding sequence ATGATCGACTGGCTGCGCCGCGAAGCGCTCGAGCCGGTGATCGCGCTGGATGACCGCGAACTGCCGATCGAGATCATCCGCAACCGCCGCGCCCGGCGGCTGACGCTGCGGCTGGTGCCCGATGGCAGCGCGGTGCGGATCACGCTGCCGCACTGGTGCCGCAGCGCCGAGGCGATCGCCTTTGCGCATGCCCGGCGCGAATGGCTGGCGGCGCAGCTGGCCAAGGTGCCCGCGCAGCGTGACCCTGCGCAGGAACGGCGGCTGCACTATCGCGGCGCGGAGATTGCTGTCGACTGGCGCGCGGATGCCCCGCGCAAACCGCAGATAGCGGGCGAAACGCTGACCATCGGCGGCCCCGAGGATACGCTTGGCAAGCGCCTCCAGCGCTGGCTCGAGGGCGAGGCAGTGCGGCTGTTTGCCGCCGATGCCGCCGATTACTGCGCCCGCGGCGATCTCGCGCAGGCCGACGTCAAGCTCACCCGCGCACGGCGGCGTTGGGGGAGCTGTTCGTCCGAAGGCGTGTTGCGGCTCAACTGGCGGCTGGTGCAGGCACCCGACCATGTCCGGCGCTCGGTCGTCGCGCATGAAGTCGCGCATCTGGTCCATTTCGACCATTCGCCCGCCTTCCACGCACTGCTCGACCAGCTCTACGAAGCCAATATCGAACACGCCAATCGCTGGCTCAGCCGCCATGGACGCGAGCTTTACGCAAGCTTCGGCTAG
- the feoB gene encoding ferrous iron transporter B → MSRKRTAALVGNPNAGKSALFNALTGARQKIANYPGVTVERKAGRLALPSGEPVELIDLPGSYSFDAASPDEDVTRKVVHGEFEGEATPEVIVLVLDAANLEQHLVFAQEVLELGRPTVVALNMIDLAERDGLVLDPEALSAALGVPVIPTVAVRRKGLKELSAAIAEAEAHADEDAHRQWHLTLPERRLAAKHMARGAILSTSTRHTVENGVDRVLLNPWIGPVILFGLLFVIFQAVFAWATPFADALEGAVGAVSGVVSDVLPAGLFRDFLTEGVLAGVGSVVVFLPQIVILFFFILLMEASGYMARAAFLMDRLMAGVGLSGKSFIPLLSSFACAIPGIMAARSIPDAKDRLTTILIAPLMTCSARLPVYAVIIAAVIPETSFGPGIGLQGLVLFVLYLAGIVGAMVVALVLRSTVARGAASGFIMEMPRYQLPRIKDLAIGLWQRAWVFLRRAGTIIFVVTIALWLMLSFPKAEPGESQMDASVAGKVADVLHPVLEPIGFNREMSLALIPAMAAREVAVSALATTYAVDAEDEELAAEGVTDRIAALWSLPTALAFLAWFVFAPQCISTIAVARRETNGWKWPAFMVFYLFALAYVAGGLTFWAATAAGL, encoded by the coding sequence ATGAGCCGCAAACGCACCGCCGCCCTTGTCGGCAATCCCAATGCGGGCAAGTCCGCGCTGTTCAACGCGCTTACCGGCGCGCGCCAGAAGATCGCCAATTATCCCGGCGTGACGGTCGAGCGCAAGGCCGGGCGACTCGCCCTGCCGAGCGGCGAACCGGTCGAACTGATCGACTTGCCCGGCTCCTACAGTTTTGACGCCGCCAGCCCAGACGAGGACGTGACGCGCAAGGTTGTGCACGGCGAGTTCGAAGGCGAAGCGACGCCCGAGGTGATCGTCCTCGTGCTCGATGCGGCGAATCTCGAACAGCATCTCGTATTTGCGCAGGAAGTGCTCGAACTGGGGCGCCCGACGGTGGTTGCGCTCAACATGATCGACCTCGCCGAGCGCGACGGTCTGGTGCTCGATCCCGAAGCGCTGTCCGCAGCGCTGGGTGTGCCGGTGATCCCGACGGTCGCGGTGCGGCGCAAGGGGCTGAAGGAATTGTCCGCGGCGATCGCGGAAGCCGAAGCCCATGCCGACGAGGACGCGCACCGGCAATGGCATCTGACGCTGCCCGAGCGGCGGCTGGCGGCCAAGCATATGGCGCGCGGCGCGATCCTGTCGACCTCGACTCGCCACACGGTCGAGAACGGCGTCGATCGGGTTCTGCTCAATCCGTGGATCGGGCCGGTCATCCTGTTCGGCCTGTTGTTCGTGATCTTCCAGGCGGTGTTCGCCTGGGCAACGCCCTTTGCCGATGCGCTGGAAGGCGCGGTCGGCGCGGTATCGGGGGTGGTGAGCGATGTCCTGCCCGCCGGGCTGTTCCGCGATTTCCTTACCGAAGGTGTGCTGGCGGGCGTCGGCTCGGTCGTGGTTTTCCTGCCGCAGATCGTGATCCTGTTCTTCTTCATCCTGTTGATGGAGGCGAGCGGTTACATGGCGCGCGCCGCGTTCCTGATGGACCGGCTGATGGCGGGCGTCGGCCTCAGCGGCAAAAGCTTCATTCCGCTGCTCTCCAGCTTCGCTTGCGCGATTCCCGGAATCATGGCCGCGCGCAGCATTCCCGATGCCAAGGACCGGCTGACCACCATATTGATCGCCCCGCTGATGACCTGTTCGGCGCGGCTGCCGGTCTATGCGGTGATCATTGCCGCGGTCATTCCCGAGACCAGCTTTGGGCCGGGCATCGGTCTGCAGGGACTCGTCCTGTTCGTGCTCTACCTTGCCGGAATCGTCGGGGCGATGGTGGTGGCGCTGGTGCTGCGCAGCACCGTGGCACGCGGCGCGGCAAGCGGGTTCATCATGGAAATGCCGCGCTACCAGTTGCCGCGGATCAAGGATCTGGCCATCGGCCTGTGGCAGCGCGCGTGGGTCTTCCTCCGCCGTGCAGGCACGATCATCTTCGTCGTCACCATCGCGCTGTGGCTGATGCTGAGCTTTCCCAAAGCCGAACCGGGCGAAAGCCAGATGGATGCCAGCGTCGCGGGCAAGGTGGCTGATGTGCTGCACCCGGTGCTCGAACCGATCGGCTTCAACCGCGAGATGAGCCTGGCGCTGATCCCGGCGATGGCCGCGCGCGAAGTGGCGGTGTCCGCGCTCGCGACGACCTATGCGGTTGATGCCGAGGATGAAGAACTCGCCGCCGAAGGCGTGACCGACCGGATCGCCGCGCTATGGAGCCTGCCGACCGCGCTCGCCTTCCTCGCGTGGTTCGTCTTCGCGCCGCAATGCATCTCGACCATCGCGGTGGCGCGGCGTGAAACCAATGGGTGGAAATGGCCCGCGTTCATGGTCTTCTACCTCTTCGCGCTGGCCTATGTCGCGGGCGGGCTGACCTTCTGGGCGGCAACCGCGGCCGGGCTCTAG
- a CDS encoding YcgN family cysteine cluster protein, with the protein MGALRERFWERPLADLSTEEWEALCDGCGRCCLHKVEYEDTGEIEHTNVACKLLDPQSAQCTDYKHRKAFVPDCLRLTLKIVEDVSWLPATCAYRRRADGQPLPRWHYLLTGDREDVVRAGVSVAGRVVSETDAGPLEHHVVEWDDDDEEDAA; encoded by the coding sequence ATGGGTGCGCTGAGAGAGCGTTTCTGGGAGCGGCCACTGGCCGATCTCTCCACCGAAGAATGGGAAGCGCTGTGCGACGGCTGCGGGCGCTGCTGCCTGCACAAGGTCGAATATGAAGACACGGGCGAGATCGAGCACACCAATGTGGCGTGCAAGCTGCTCGACCCGCAATCAGCCCAGTGCACCGACTACAAGCATCGCAAGGCCTTCGTCCCCGATTGCCTGCGGCTGACGCTCAAGATCGTCGAAGACGTGAGCTGGCTGCCCGCGACCTGCGCCTATCGCCGCCGCGCCGACGGCCAACCGCTGCCGCGCTGGCATTATTTGCTGACCGGCGACCGCGAGGACGTGGTCCGCGCGGGCGTATCGGTGGCAGGCCGCGTGGTGAGCGAAACCGATGCCGGTCCGCTCGAACACCATGTCGTCGAATGGGACGACGACGACGAGGAAGACGCGGCATGA
- the ssb gene encoding single-stranded DNA-binding protein: MAGSLNKVMLIGNLGADPEIRSFQNGGKVANLRIATSETWKDRNTGERQERTEWHTVAIFSEGLVGVVERFLRKGSKVYIEGQLQTRKWQDQSGNDRYSTEVVLRGLNGTLTMLDGAQGGGGNRGGGGGGGGSWDQGGGSGGGGQSGGWNQGGGGSSGGGSGGSAGGAGGGSNYDDLDDDIPF; the protein is encoded by the coding sequence ATGGCCGGTAGCCTCAACAAAGTCATGCTGATCGGGAATCTCGGGGCCGATCCCGAGATCCGCAGCTTCCAAAACGGCGGCAAGGTCGCCAATCTGCGCATCGCCACGAGCGAGACGTGGAAGGACCGCAATACCGGCGAACGCCAGGAGCGGACCGAGTGGCACACCGTCGCGATCTTCTCCGAAGGTCTGGTGGGCGTGGTCGAACGCTTCCTGCGCAAGGGCTCCAAGGTCTATATCGAAGGCCAGCTGCAGACCCGCAAATGGCAGGACCAGTCGGGTAACGACCGCTATTCCACCGAAGTGGTGCTGCGCGGGCTCAACGGCACGCTGACCATGCTCGACGGCGCCCAGGGCGGCGGCGGCAACCGCGGCGGCGGCGGTGGCGGCGGCGGGTCATGGGACCAGGGCGGCGGTTCGGGTGGCGGCGGCCAGAGCGGCGGTTGGAACCAGGGCGGCGGCGGTTCATCCGGCGGCGGTTCGGGCGGCAGCGCGGGCGGTGCCGGTGGCGGTTCGAACTACGACGATCTCGACGACGACATTCCGTTCTGA
- a CDS encoding GNAT family N-acetyltransferase: protein MDRQPTLETERLVLRPLAEADREALYEVASDPAVWEQHPIHDRWRREVFDAFFGEGLASGGALAVVDKRDDRVLGSTRFDKYDADEGGVVEIGWTFLAPRWWGKGINPEMKRAMLEYAFEHVALVEFRVGDTNYRSRNALEAIGAVRTDRYELEKYQGKRVVHLVYEIDREGFMQGPLS, encoded by the coding sequence ATGGACCGCCAGCCGACTCTCGAAACCGAGCGGCTGGTCCTGCGTCCGCTTGCCGAGGCCGACCGCGAGGCGCTGTACGAAGTCGCTTCCGATCCCGCGGTCTGGGAACAGCACCCGATCCACGATCGCTGGCGGCGCGAAGTGTTCGACGCCTTTTTCGGCGAAGGACTGGCGAGCGGCGGCGCGCTGGCGGTGGTCGACAAGCGCGATGATCGCGTGCTCGGTTCCACCCGCTTCGACAAATACGATGCGGACGAGGGCGGGGTGGTCGAGATCGGCTGGACCTTCCTCGCGCCGCGCTGGTGGGGCAAGGGTATCAATCCCGAGATGAAGCGCGCGATGCTGGAATATGCCTTCGAGCATGTCGCGCTGGTCGAGTTCCGCGTTGGCGATACCAATTACCGCTCGCGCAATGCGCTGGAAGCCATCGGCGCGGTGCGCACCGACCGCTACGAACTGGAAAAGTACCAGGGCAAGCGCGTGGTGCATCTGGTCTACGAGATCGACCGCGAAGGCTTCATGCAGGGCCCGCTGAGCTGA
- a CDS encoding COQ9 family protein has protein sequence MEVEDLTLDELRLALAPGIAEAAIFDGWSDAALDMAADQLGADRDVARLAFKDEGAMGMICAWIETIDRQMTLDLPPEKLAGMKIRERIRSLVQYRLDAVAGREEALRRGLAIMAMPQNAARALKTGWNSADVMWRLAGDTATDYNHYTKRAILASIYGATLAVFVDDASEGKAETRAFLERRIDGVMTFERVKAKWLNPDRESFSVSRFLGRLRYPAR, from the coding sequence ATGGAAGTCGAAGATCTCACGCTCGACGAGCTGCGACTCGCGCTGGCCCCCGGCATCGCCGAGGCGGCAATATTCGACGGCTGGAGCGATGCCGCGCTGGACATGGCCGCCGACCAGCTCGGGGCCGACCGCGATGTCGCCCGGCTCGCCTTCAAGGATGAAGGCGCGATGGGCATGATCTGCGCCTGGATCGAGACGATCGACCGGCAGATGACGCTCGACCTGCCACCCGAAAAGCTGGCCGGAATGAAGATCCGCGAACGCATTCGCAGCCTGGTCCAGTACCGGCTCGATGCGGTGGCGGGACGGGAAGAGGCACTGCGGCGCGGGCTGGCGATCATGGCGATGCCGCAAAACGCCGCGCGCGCGCTCAAGACCGGCTGGAACAGCGCCGATGTGATGTGGCGGCTGGCAGGCGATACGGCGACCGATTACAATCACTATACCAAGCGCGCGATCCTCGCCTCGATCTATGGCGCAACGCTGGCGGTGTTCGTCGATGACGCAAGCGAGGGCAAGGCCGAGACGCGGGCCTTCCTCGAGCGCCGGATCGACGGCGTGATGACCTTCGAACGGGTCAAGGCCAAATGGCTCAATCCCGATCGTGAGAGCTTCAGCGTATCGCGCTTCCTCGGGCGACTGCGCTACCCCGCGCGCTAG
- a CDS encoding riboflavin synthase, with protein MFTGIVTAIGTISEVADKGDLRVTIACPWDPAGIDIGASIACSGVCLTVVEKGGQEGDAWFAVDVSGETVSRTAQDQWHADRRLNLEPALRLGDELGGHLVTGHVDAVGRVALAEDIGGSTRLEILAGADIAPFVAEKGSITVDGVSLTVNTVEDEPSGEVRFALNIIPHTGEVTTLGDLSEGDTVNLEIDVLARYLKRMQSLAG; from the coding sequence ATGTTCACCGGGATCGTCACCGCCATCGGCACCATCAGCGAAGTCGCGGACAAGGGCGATTTGCGCGTCACCATTGCCTGCCCGTGGGACCCGGCGGGGATCGACATCGGCGCCTCGATCGCCTGTTCGGGCGTCTGCCTGACGGTGGTCGAGAAGGGCGGACAGGAAGGCGATGCGTGGTTCGCAGTCGACGTCTCGGGCGAGACGGTCAGCCGCACTGCGCAGGACCAATGGCACGCTGATCGCCGGCTCAATCTCGAACCCGCGCTGCGCCTGGGCGACGAACTGGGCGGGCATCTCGTCACCGGACATGTCGATGCGGTCGGACGGGTGGCGCTGGCAGAGGATATCGGCGGCTCGACCCGGCTGGAAATCCTCGCAGGCGCGGATATTGCCCCTTTCGTCGCTGAAAAAGGCTCGATCACCGTCGATGGCGTTTCGTTGACGGTCAATACGGTCGAGGACGAACCCAGCGGCGAGGTCCGCTTCGCGCTCAACATCATCCCGCATACGGGCGAGGTGACCACGCTGGGCGATTTGTCCGAAGGCGATACGGTCAATCTGGAGATCGACGTGCTCGCACGCTATCTCAAGCGGATGCAGAGCCTCGCCGGCTGA
- a CDS encoding ankyrin repeat domain-containing protein codes for MKNILLAVLAGSLLAGPLQAQSQRDGYKFLEAVKKRQGDEATLLLEEPGSVLVNSRDISSGETALHIVTQRRDAVWLRFLLSKGANPNLADKHGTTPLQLAAQLGFSEGVEILAGRGAAVDVPNSTGETPLIAAVHRRDSSLVRLLIEKGANPDRADNSGRTARDYARLMGARSTMLEEIERAEADRGEQAEAYGPS; via the coding sequence GTGAAAAACATCCTTCTGGCGGTACTGGCAGGATCGCTGCTGGCGGGGCCGCTGCAGGCGCAGTCTCAGCGTGACGGATACAAGTTCCTCGAAGCGGTGAAGAAGCGCCAGGGCGATGAAGCGACGCTGTTGCTTGAAGAACCCGGTAGCGTGCTGGTCAATTCGCGCGACATTTCCAGCGGCGAAACCGCGCTGCATATCGTGACCCAGCGGCGCGATGCGGTGTGGCTGCGGTTCCTGCTGTCCAAGGGCGCCAATCCCAATCTCGCCGACAAGCACGGCACCACGCCGCTGCAGCTCGCCGCCCAGCTCGGCTTTTCCGAAGGCGTGGAAATCCTGGCCGGGCGCGGTGCAGCGGTCGATGTCCCCAACAGCACCGGCGAAACCCCGTTGATTGCCGCCGTTCACCGGCGCGACAGCAGCCTTGTCCGGCTGCTGATCGAAAAGGGCGCCAATCCCGACCGGGCGGATAATTCGGGCCGCACGGCGCGCGATTATGCGCGGCTGATGGGCGCGCGCTCGACCATGCTCGAAGAAATCGAACGCGCCGAAGCCGATCGCGGCGAACAGGCCGAGGCCTACGGGCCGAGCTGA
- the ribD gene encoding bifunctional diaminohydroxyphosphoribosylaminopyrimidine deaminase/5-amino-6-(5-phosphoribosylamino)uracil reductase RibD, with translation MTSAATDARWLDAAARLAGRSRPVSYPNPGVGCILVKNGRVVGRGWTHAGGRPHAEAAALDQAGEAARGATAYVTLEPCAHRSPRGPACSDLLIEAGVARVVAGVEDPDPRTAGDGLARLRKAGIEAALRPSPAAEASLAGYLTRVHHDRPHVTMKIAMSLDGCIAMASGESQWITGDAARAHVHSRRAQADAILVGGGTWRADRPGLDVRLPGLETRSPQRVVLTRGVAPDGVKVINTPAQVAGLEALYLYVEAGANIAASFLTADLVDRLEIYRAPIVIGGGRGAVADLGLDSLAAAHGRWQLTESRQLGSDSFAAYSRLR, from the coding sequence TTGACCTCAGCGGCGACTGACGCGCGCTGGCTCGATGCGGCAGCACGGCTGGCGGGTCGCTCGCGTCCGGTCAGCTATCCCAATCCCGGCGTGGGCTGCATCCTCGTCAAGAACGGCCGCGTAGTCGGACGCGGCTGGACCCATGCGGGTGGCCGCCCGCATGCAGAGGCCGCCGCGCTCGACCAGGCGGGTGAGGCCGCGCGCGGCGCCACCGCCTATGTCACGCTGGAACCCTGTGCACACCGCTCGCCGCGCGGCCCCGCCTGCAGCGATTTGCTGATCGAGGCCGGTGTCGCGCGCGTGGTAGCCGGGGTCGAGGACCCCGATCCGCGCACCGCCGGCGATGGGCTGGCGCGCTTGCGCAAGGCGGGGATCGAGGCGGCCCTCCGCCCCTCCCCCGCAGCCGAAGCCAGCCTGGCGGGCTATCTCACGCGGGTCCATCACGACCGGCCCCATGTGACGATGAAGATCGCCATGTCGCTCGATGGCTGTATCGCCATGGCCAGTGGCGAAAGCCAGTGGATCACCGGCGATGCCGCACGCGCGCATGTCCATTCGCGCCGCGCACAGGCCGATGCGATCCTTGTCGGCGGGGGGACATGGCGCGCAGACCGGCCCGGCCTCGATGTGCGGCTGCCCGGGCTCGAAACCCGCAGCCCGCAGCGGGTCGTGCTCACCCGCGGGGTCGCCCCCGACGGGGTCAAGGTCATCAATACGCCCGCGCAGGTCGCGGGGCTCGAGGCGCTCTATCTCTATGTCGAGGCGGGCGCGAATATCGCCGCCAGCTTCCTTACCGCCGATCTGGTCGACCGGCTCGAGATTTACCGCGCCCCGATCGTCATCGGCGGCGGACGCGGCGCAGTCGCCGACCTCGGGCTCGACAGCCTCGCTGCAGCGCATGGCCGGTGGCAGCTTACCGAAAGCCGCCAGCTTGGCAGCGACAGCTTCGCCGCCTACAGCCGCCTGCGGTAA